The DNA segment GAGACGCGCATAGCTATTGTCGAACGGTATCGGCCGCGCTTCGAGCACTGCATTGTCGTGAAGAGATGAGCTCATGCATCTAAGGTAGGGCTGGGGAGGGTACGGTGCAAGGCGCTTGCCCAAAGTAGGAGATTATCCTACTTTATCCCACTGAACGTGAGGAGTTCGCTATGAACGAGAAATTGAGCATCTCGCTTCCCAGTGAGATGGTTGCCGCCATAAAAAGCCGTGTCGACGCCGGAGTTTACGCCTCAACGAGCGAGGTGCTGCGTGCTGCTGTTCGGGTGTGGTTGCGGGAAGAGGAGGAATATCAACAACGGATCGCGGCGATCCGCCACAGGGTCGAGGCATCCTTGGATGATCCGAGATCGAATTTGAGTGGACACGAAGTCAAGCAGCGTCTTGATGCCTTTTTTGACAAACGCCGCTAACCTATGGAGCGATTTACGGTCGAATACCGTCCGGAAGCTGTTGAAAACCTTCTCGACATCGCCGCTTACGTGTTGGAGCAAAGCCAGAATATCAAGACGAGCGAAGGATACCTCAATCGCATCTACAGGCGCTGCGAAAAGATTGGCGATGCTCCCTTCGGCGGGGTCGCGCGAGACGATCTGGGACCTGGCATTCGCATGGCCGTTTTTGAACGAAGCGTCGTGATTCTCTATATCGCCGAGGGCGATCGAGTGCGTATCACGAACATAATTGCCGGTGGGCAGGACTACGAAACTCTGTTGCGATCACAACAGTAGATTCGCGATTTTGCAGTCTCGCCACGCTGCTTCTTTTCTCCGTCACCTCAAGCGCTCGCTGCCGTTCGCGGCAGGCAGGCTTCGCAGATTGCCGCAACGTGGCGATGGTCGGTACCGCAGCAGCCGCCGAGCACACGCAACTGCGGCATGCGGCGGGTAAGCTGCCGATAGCGACGGCCGAGATCGGCAGGGTCGCCGTCATCCAGCGTCTCGCTCTCGTCGAGTTCGGCATGGCTCATCATCGAGGCGTTGGCGCGTAGCCCCCAGATGCGTTTGACCCAAGCGCTATCCTCGTCAAGCGTGTTTTCAAAATGGCTCGGATGGGCGCAATTGATCATGTAGTAGGCGGGTGCGCAGCCGGTTGCAGCATCGGTACTTTCGATCGCTTCCTGTATCGTTCTTCCGGTCGCAAGCCTGCCGTCAGTCTCGACCGTGAACGAGATAGCGCATGGCATGCCTTGCGCCTCGGCGGCGCGAGCAATACCGATCGCCTCATTGATGGTATTGATCGTGAGTGCGGTCACCATGTCGGCCTCGGTGCCGGCGAAGCTCGCGATCTGCGGCGTGTGATAATCCTCGGCTTCCGCCGCATTCATCCTGCCCGCCTTGTAGCCGTCGCCGCGAGGGCCGATGTTTCCGCTAATAGTGATTGGGGCCGCAGGACGCTCATACTCCGCACGCAGCTCGCAAAGCAGCGTCACCGCATCCTCATTCACCGCTTTCAACGCTTGGGCATCATAGCCGAGCTTCTCGCCCCAATCGGCGTTGGCCCGCCATGTGGCGGTTTCAAGCACGAAGCCGGTGCCGCGACGACTGGCGATGTCGAGATAGCGTCGATAGTAATCCTTGATTTTCTCCCGTCCCTCCGGTGTTGCCAGAAGGACAAAGGAAGCGAATTGCGGCAGCTCGACGCCCTCATGAAAGATCAACACCGTTTCCATGCCACCATCTGTCAGGAATATACCGCCTTTCTGTTGCGGCAGATCGTTTCGATATTTGGCCATTGTGATCTCCACCCGTTGATATCCCCAGCCGTTCGTTGGCATCGCAGTGGTGGCGATTTTCTCTTATCGCCGTCTGCTAAAATAGGCGATTTGCGGTATACTATCGACGCGAGCAAGCATTTCATTTTCTATTCAATGGCTTACGGCCTCGGCCCCGCATTGATCCGGAGGCGCGGCGCGGCGTTTGTGCAACAATACTGTACCGTCGGTACAGGAGGGGATCATGCGAAAGGGTGAGGAAACGCGCAGCCGGCTGCTGGAGGTTGCCGAAGCCGCGGTGCTGGCGAAGGGTTTCGGCGGCACCTCCATCGATGAATTGATCGCCGAAACCGGCATTACCAAGAGCGGCTTCTTCTATCACTTCCGCGACAAGAACGAACTCGCTAAGGCCCTTATCCAGCGCTACATCGAAAACGACAACCGGATTTACGACGAGATTTTCGGGCGTGCCCGTGAGCTGATGGACGATCCACTGCAATCTTTCCTGCTTGGCCTGAAATTGCTGTCGGAATTGTTGTCCGATCTGCCGAATGGTCATCCAGGATGCCTGGTGGCAGGCTTCTGCTACTACGAACGGCTATTTGATCGCGAGGTTCAGGAGATCAACCGCGAGGCGGCCCTGACATGGCGGCGGCGATTTCGCCGCATGTTCGAGGAGATCATGGTGGTCTACGAGCCCCGCGAGCCGCTGGATGTCGATCAACTCGCCGATATGGTGTCGACCGTGCTCGAAGGCGGCATCGTGCTATCCAAGGCGTTGAAAGAACCGAACAGCCTGGCGGATCAGATCCTGGTCTTCCGCAGCTTCATCAAGATGCTGTTCCGGCCGCGTTTCAGCTAGCCCTCCATCTCCCGCGCCATCTCCGCCAGTTTCCTCACCGTATTGAGGTTCCGCGACGTGCCCGCCTTCAGCGCCGGCAACTTCAGTTTCGAGCGACCGGAGCCATCGGGATAGTGGACATAGATTTCCCTGCCGGCGATATGCACTTCTTCGCCGTCGGGTGCCACCAGCTTGTCCAGGGCATCGTCAGGTGCGGGTTCCGGAAGGAAGTTGACGAGCAGGTAGTTCGGTTTGGCGTGCGGAAAGGGTGAGCCTTCCGCTGCCGCCTCCAATTCCCGGCGGCTGCGCAGCAGCACGCCCGGCGATTTGCCCATTTTGAGCGCCAGTGCCTTTTCCAGATCCTTCTGTACGGTCGCCTCGGCCTTGTCAGAACGGAAAAGCACATTGCCGCTCTGGATATAGGTCTTCACGTCGGTAAAGCCGGTCTCTTCGCAGAGCGCTTTCAAATCCGCCATCGGCAGAGCGCCGGTGCCGCCGACATTGACGGCACGCAACAGGGCGACATAGACCGGCATGGGCTCCTCCCGAGATTTGCTAGATCTTCCCGGCGACCTTGATGGCGAAGCCGTATTCGAAGGCGATCTCTTCCAGGCGCTGGAAACGGCCCGAAGCGCCGCCATGGCCGGCATCCATGTTTGTCTTCAAGAGGATCGGCGCGTCTCCGGTGGTCTTTTCACGCAGCTTGGCCACCCATTTCGCCGGTTCCCAATAGGTGACGCGCGGATCGGTCAGGCCGCCGAGCGCCAGAATTGGCGGGTAAGGCTTCTCACCGACATTGTCATAGGGGCTGTAGGCTGCGATCTGCTCGTATTCTTCCTTGCTGTCGATCGGATTGCCCCATTCCGGCCATTCCGGCGGCGTCAGCGGCAGCGTGTCGTCCAGCATGGTGTTGAGCACGTCGACGAAGGGTACGGCAGCGATGATGCCGGCGAATTTCTCCGGCGCCATGTTGGCGATGGCGCCCATCAGCATGCCGCCGGCCGAGCCGCCCTCGGCGATGATCTTCGCGTAGGAGGTGAACTTCTGCTCATTCAAATAGTCGGCCGCAGCAATGAAGTCCTCGAAGGTATTGGTCTTCTTGTCCATCTTGCCGTCTTCGTACCAGGCGAAGCCCTTGTCCTTGCCGCCACGGATATGGGCGATGGCATAGACGAAGCCACGGTCGGCAAGCGACAGGCAATTGGTGTTGAAGCCGGCGGGGATGGTGATGCCGTAGGCGCCATAGCCGTAAAGGAGGCAGGGCGCGGATCCGTCGAGCGGCGTATCCTTACGATAGAGCAGGGTCACCGGCACCCGTTCGCCGTCCCAGGCAGGGGCGAAGACGCGACGCGTGACGTAGTCGTCCGGATTGTGGCCTGAGGGAACCTCCTGTGTCTTCAGCAAAGTGCGCTCGCGCGTCACCATGTTGTAGTCATAAAGCTGGCTCGGCGTCGTCATCGAGGAGTAGGAGAAACGGATGACGTCGGTGTCGTATTCGGCGGCGCCCTGCAGGCCGAGCGAATAGGCCTCCTCGTCGAAGGCAATGGCATGTTCTTCGCCGCTGCGCCGGTCACGGACGATGATCCGCGGCAGGCCGTCCTTGCGCTCCAGCCAGATGAGATGGCGGGCATAGGCCATGTGATTGAGGATCAGCGTGCCCGGCTTATGAGCCACGACATCGCGCCAGTTTTCCTTGGCCGGTTTGTCGACCGGCGTTTCCATGATCTTGAAATCCTTGGCATCGCCGTCATTGGTGAGGATGTAGAAGACATCGCCGCCTTCCGCCATTTCATACTCGATGCCGGTGTCGCGCGCGGCCACCAGTCTCGGTTCGGCCGTCAGATCGGAGGTCGGGATGATGCGGTATTCGCTGGTCTCGTGATCGTGGATGTCGATGAAGACGTAGTCATCCAGCAATGAGCCGCCGACGCCCATGAAGAAGCCGGAATCCTCCTCTTCATAAACCAGCCGGTCGTCCGATTGCGGTGTGCCGACAATGTGGTGGAAGATCTTTGAGGGACGATGGTTCTCGTCCTGCAGCGTATAGAAGAAGCTCTTGCCGTCAGGCGCCCAGACACCGCCGCCGCCGGTGTTTTCGATCACGTCGGCAAGGTCTTCGCCGGTTTCCAGATTGCGGACCTTCAGCGTGAAATATTCCGAGCCCTTGTCGTCATAGCCCCAGATGCCATGGCTGTGATCCGTGGAATGATCGATGCCGGAGAGGCGGAAATAGGACTTTCCTTCGTTTTCCTTGTCACCGTTGAGGAGCAGCTTGCGCTCGCCGCCATTGCGCGCCTCGCGGAAATAGTGCGGCTGTTCGCCGCCGGTGACGTAGAGCGTGCCATAGGCATAAGGCCCGTCCTTGACCGGCACGGAGCTGTCATCCTCCTTGATACGGCCCTTCATTTCGGCAAACAACGCCTTCTGCAGCTCTTTCGTATCCGCCATGGCGGCGTTCATATAGGCGTTCTCAGCCTCCAGATGCGCGCGGATTTCCGGATCGAGGATAGACGTGTCCTTGAACATCGCCTGCCAATTGTCGGCGCGCAGCCAGGCGTAATCGTCGCTGCGGCTGATGCCGTGGCGCGTGTCCGTGACCGGTTTTTTCGCAGCGGCGGGCGGGGTGGGGAGGCTCTTGAATGAAGACACGGGCAGGCTTTCTCCGGGATCAATGTCGGATATGAGGTGAGGAAGAGATAGAGGGCGCTTGCGTGAGGTTCAAGCGGCATTTGCCTGCTTAAGCCTCACGTAAGGGGATGATAACAGGCTTTAAATCTAGCTGACGGCGGCAAAAGAACTCGTTCAGAGCTGCCTTGATGTGACCACATTCTTTAACGAAGTCCGCTTATGTTGCGTCGATAATAAGGCGGCTTGAACCGCCTGGTCGAAGAGACGCTTCCCAGCCCGCAGTCAAGCAAGGGATCGGTCTTCATGCTGAAATTCATCGCCATTCTCATGCCGTTGGCCGCCATTGCGACGTCCGCTTTTGCCGTGGACGCGACCATGAAGAAGGAACTGGAGAAGCTCGATCCCTCCGAGCGGATGGAGCAGACCTGCGATGCTGAGGCCATGAAACGGATCGGCACCGAGCAGACCGGCTTCAAGCCCGACAAGGTCATCGCCTACACCTTCAGCGACCCTGCTATGGCCCCGGACTCGATGAATGCTCCCGGCGCGGTCTTTCGCAGCAAGGGGGATTGGTATCATCTCTCCTATCAGTGCACGACCGGCCCGCAGCATATTCATGTTCGGGATATGAACTACGCAATCGGCGAGAAGGTGCCGCGCGATAGCTGGCAAAAATATTATCTCTACGATTGATGCCTTCAGCGCCGTCTTTGGCGCTCTAGCCGGTAGAGTTCGGAGAGAACATGCTCCTGCACATCGGCATCCTGATGACAGA comes from the Rhizobium sp. NXC24 genome and includes:
- a CDS encoding ribbon-helix-helix domain-containing protein — protein: MNEKLSISLPSEMVAAIKSRVDAGVYASTSEVLRAAVRVWLREEEEYQQRIAAIRHRVEASLDDPRSNLSGHEVKQRLDAFFDKRR
- a CDS encoding type II toxin-antitoxin system RelE/ParE family toxin — its product is MERFTVEYRPEAVENLLDIAAYVLEQSQNIKTSEGYLNRIYRRCEKIGDAPFGGVARDDLGPGIRMAVFERSVVILYIAEGDRVRITNIIAGGQDYETLLRSQQ
- a CDS encoding homocysteine S-methyltransferase family protein, translated to MAKYRNDLPQQKGGIFLTDGGMETVLIFHEGVELPQFASFVLLATPEGREKIKDYYRRYLDIASRRGTGFVLETATWRANADWGEKLGYDAQALKAVNEDAVTLLCELRAEYERPAAPITISGNIGPRGDGYKAGRMNAAEAEDYHTPQIASFAGTEADMVTALTINTINEAIGIARAAEAQGMPCAISFTVETDGRLATGRTIQEAIESTDAATGCAPAYYMINCAHPSHFENTLDEDSAWVKRIWGLRANASMMSHAELDESETLDDGDPADLGRRYRQLTRRMPQLRVLGGCCGTDHRHVAAICEACLPRTAASA
- a CDS encoding TetR/AcrR family transcriptional regulator; translation: MRKGEETRSRLLEVAEAAVLAKGFGGTSIDELIAETGITKSGFFYHFRDKNELAKALIQRYIENDNRIYDEIFGRARELMDDPLQSFLLGLKLLSELLSDLPNGHPGCLVAGFCYYERLFDREVQEINREAALTWRRRFRRMFEEIMVVYEPREPLDVDQLADMVSTVLEGGIVLSKALKEPNSLADQILVFRSFIKMLFRPRFS
- a CDS encoding DUF1697 domain-containing protein, which encodes MPVYVALLRAVNVGGTGALPMADLKALCEETGFTDVKTYIQSGNVLFRSDKAEATVQKDLEKALALKMGKSPGVLLRSRRELEAAAEGSPFPHAKPNYLLVNFLPEPAPDDALDKLVAPDGEEVHIAGREIYVHYPDGSGRSKLKLPALKAGTSRNLNTVRKLAEMAREMEG
- a CDS encoding S9 family peptidase, producing the protein MSSFKSLPTPPAAAKKPVTDTRHGISRSDDYAWLRADNWQAMFKDTSILDPEIRAHLEAENAYMNAAMADTKELQKALFAEMKGRIKEDDSSVPVKDGPYAYGTLYVTGGEQPHYFREARNGGERKLLLNGDKENEGKSYFRLSGIDHSTDHSHGIWGYDDKGSEYFTLKVRNLETGEDLADVIENTGGGGVWAPDGKSFFYTLQDENHRPSKIFHHIVGTPQSDDRLVYEEEDSGFFMGVGGSLLDDYVFIDIHDHETSEYRIIPTSDLTAEPRLVAARDTGIEYEMAEGGDVFYILTNDGDAKDFKIMETPVDKPAKENWRDVVAHKPGTLILNHMAYARHLIWLERKDGLPRIIVRDRRSGEEHAIAFDEEAYSLGLQGAAEYDTDVIRFSYSSMTTPSQLYDYNMVTRERTLLKTQEVPSGHNPDDYVTRRVFAPAWDGERVPVTLLYRKDTPLDGSAPCLLYGYGAYGITIPAGFNTNCLSLADRGFVYAIAHIRGGKDKGFAWYEDGKMDKKTNTFEDFIAAADYLNEQKFTSYAKIIAEGGSAGGMLMGAIANMAPEKFAGIIAAVPFVDVLNTMLDDTLPLTPPEWPEWGNPIDSKEEYEQIAAYSPYDNVGEKPYPPILALGGLTDPRVTYWEPAKWVAKLREKTTGDAPILLKTNMDAGHGGASGRFQRLEEIAFEYGFAIKVAGKI
- a CDS encoding DUF930 domain-containing protein, translating into MLKFIAILMPLAAIATSAFAVDATMKKELEKLDPSERMEQTCDAEAMKRIGTEQTGFKPDKVIAYTFSDPAMAPDSMNAPGAVFRSKGDWYHLSYQCTTGPQHIHVRDMNYAIGEKVPRDSWQKYYLYD